caggctcagcggccatggctcacgggcccagccgctccgcggcacgtgggatcctcccggaccggggcacgaacccgtccgcgtcccctgcatcggcaggcggactctcaaccactgcgccaccagagaagcccccatcTGTTTCTTAAGTGGAGTTTGgtcaaaagaattttatttacagttttactgaaatataatccacataccacaaaattcaTTGAGTTTTGTCCCGTGCATTCATCCTGGCTGCCGGCGGGCTTGGACTTAACTGTGCCTCTGACTGTGCACCCTCCATTGGCCTCGCTCGGTTCTAGGTTTTACTctttctctcctgcctccccctaGATGGATAACTGTCCACCCCACTCTGCTGTTCTTCCTGCTAGCTCACTAACACTGCTTCTTTTAGTGGTTACCTTAGGAATTTTAATGTGCGTGCTTACCTTAAATTCTAGGTTTCACCCACCTTAGAAATTAACTTCGAATAACTCAATTCCAGGCAGCCTAAGGACGACCCCGCCTCCTCCCAGTTACCGAGCCCGTCAACTCTTCAGCTCAGGCTTCAGGAGCTGCCTGGTTTTTGTCCTTCCCAAGTGAGTTCGGGGCAGACACAGCAGGTCCTGCTCCTGTGAACACGGGAGACGAAGAGGGcaccagggaagcgccccccCCAAGACGCCCCTCCCCCCTCGCCGCTCCCTCGCCCCCCAGCCCGCAACTGTCAGGGAGCGTCCCGGCCTCACACGAGGAGCCTAGAGCCCGGATTTGGGTCAGCCCTGCCCCGAATCCGAAGGCTCTCCAGCACGCTGCGGCGTCCGCTCTCGGCCGGGACCCGGAGCCTGCGGCCAGCCGGGTCGGGGCCGGGCAGCCGGGCCCTCAGGCCAGGCCGGCCCGCTCCAGGTCCTGGGGCAGGATGCGGCCCTTCTTGCGGGCCTTCTGCAGGCGCCGCTCGGCCCTGGCCGCCTTCTTCTTGCGCAGGTTCTGCCGCCGCCTGTCCTGCCGCTCCTGCATCCTCCCCAGCACGTGCACCGTGCGCTTCTCCCACGCGCGCTGCCGCTGCGCCCGCCGCTTCTCCTTGCGCTTCAGGGCCTCCTGCAGCAGGCGCTCGTCGTCGCGGATCTTCACGCCCTCGGCCTTGTACAGCAGGTTGGTCCACTGCATCTTGGCCTCGAGCGCCCGGGCCTGGCCCGCGTCCTGGCCCCGCAGCTCCTCCAGCCGGGCCCGCCGCGCCCGCAGGCGCCCCAGCAGCTGCCGGTAATTCCTGCCCGTCAGCGGCGTCAGGTTCCCCTTCAGCTGCCGCCTCTTCTCCTTCCTGCGCTGGGCCTTGCCGCCCGGCTCCTCCGCGCTCACCTCCACCTCGGGGGACGAGGGCGATGTGAGCTGAGCGCcgctgcccgcccgcccgcccgcccggggcccgcgcaccgcggccACCTCTGCCTGCCCGACGGCCGCGCGCTCAGCCTGGCCGCGCGGCGCTCACCTTATTGAAGAGCAGCCCCGGCCGGGCCTGCGCCTCCTCGCGGGGCGCCTCGGGAGGTGGCTCGGCAGCCTCCGCCCCGTCGGGGGCCTTCGCCGCCTTCTCCTTTGCTCTCAGCTCGCTCCGCTTCCTCTTCTTCCGGTCGCGCTCCTGCTTCCTCCGGCGTCTTTTCTCCGAAGCGGCGGGCGACAACTCCTCGGCGCTGCCCTGCGGCGCAAGCAGCTGCTCACTCGTGAGGTTTTCCCAACCGCGGGGCCCCCAGCCTGGCACATGGAATCAGGGCGGGAAAAAGGGCCCGCCACGTGCAGCGTTCCACCCGGAGGTGACCTGGCACCCAAAGTGCACCCGAAACAAGGACAAGGGGACCCCGTGAGAACCATGCCTTCCGGACCCCAGGCATCTACCATCCTAGGGCACTTCCCAAACACGGTGCCTCTAAGTCTCCCCAGTGACCCAATAAGGGACACATGGTCCTCCATCATTTCAGAGACAAGGACAGGGGGCTTGGCCAAGGTCACCACCCAGATCTTGGTGTTGGGTCAGAACACTGCACCTGTGCAGACCACTGCACGGTTCTGACCCATGCAGGGCAGACAAGCGTGCTCTGGACCACCGCAGGAAGGCAGGGCCCTCGGGCCTGTCCCAGGACAGTGCAGAAAGAAGCCAGGGGACTGTCCCCACACAGCAGGAGGCTTGGGGGAGGGCCCCAGGAAAAGGGGGGGTGGCGATGCCATCCGCGCTGAGGCTGGCTGAGGTCCTGGAGCGTCCCGTGGCTGTCACCTCGGGCTGGTCACCTCATCTCACCTGGCTTACCTCACAGGGCCGCGGTGCGTTCAGACGGACAAATGTGCAGGAATTGTCGCCCAGTGTGGGCGTGTTAGCAAAGGCAGCTNNNNNNNNNNNNNNNNNNNNNNNNNNNNNNNNNNNNNNNNNNNNNNNNNNNNNNNNNNNNNNNNNNNNNNNNNNNNNNNNNNNNNNNNNNNNNNNNNNNNNNNNNNNNNNNNNNNNNNNNNNNNNNNNNNNNNNNNNNNNNNNNNNNNNNNNNNNNNNNNNNNNNNNNNNNNNNNNNNNNNNNNNNNNNNNNNNNNNNNNNNNNNNNNNNNNNNNNNNNNNNNNNNNNNNNNNNNNNNNNNNNNNNNNNNNNNNNNNNNNNNNNNNNNNNNNNNNNNNNNNNNNNNNNNNNNNNNNNNNNNNNNNNNNNNNNNNNNNNNNNNNNNNNNNNNNNNNNNNNNNNNNNNNNNNNNNNNNNNNNNNNNNNNNNNNNNNNNNNNNNNNNNNNNNNNNNNNNNNNNNNNNNNNNNNNNNNNNNNNNNNNNNNNNNNNNNNNNNNNNNNNNNNNNNNNNNNNNNNNNNNNNNNNNNNNNNNNNNNNNNNNNNNNNNNNNNNNNNNNNGCATCTATAAAATCTGGTGGTGGGACAGGGGTGACTGTTACATTcttttctggatgtttctgtatGATACAGAAGAGCACGgcattatttaaaatgcaaaattacaaagaagaaaacacgGGACAACTGTGAACAAGGCAGGTGAATATTTGCCCTTCCCTCTCGGGCTCCAGCCTGTCTCCGGACCCTACTGGCGTGAGCTGTCTGTCCCTGCGGCTTTGGCGGTGCTGTGCCCCAGCTGGACCACCCTCAGGCTCCACTCAGATGCTGCCTCTTCCACTGGGAAgcgcccctgccctccccaccccgtcaCCCCCATTAGAACCGACAGCACTGCCTGAGTTTGCTAGTGTCTCCTCTGAGTGCAGCCTGCTGGGTGGTCCTGTTTCCTGTGCCACCGAGCTGCCCTTTAACCCCCACGGGCCTGGCCCGGCGTCGGCACAGGCCAGGAGTTCAGGCTGCCTACTGAACGTCCTGGGGCTGCTGACCTGGGCGGGCAGGGCTCTGGGCTGCAGGCCTCCTGCCGCTCTGGGCGAGGCAGCCCCTGGCACTGGGTATCCGGCAGGATCTCCTCGTCCTTGTCCTCCCCGTGGGCCCGGGCGCAGTACAGGATCCTCTGCGCGACTCCTCCCCCACAGGTCACGCTGCAGGCCGCCAGCTGGTACCGCCACCTGGGGCAAACCGGAGTCAGGGGGGACCCCGAGGAGTGGGGGGCTTCCCCTCACTTCCCCAGGCTGGAAAGGGCCTGGAAAGGTTCTCTCTCCGGGGGTCACTTTTACGTCTCCACTGAGAGGCTCAGGACAGTGGACAGAGaagaccccattttacagaaggggaagcTGACGTCGCatctggagaaagcccgc
This Physeter macrocephalus isolate SW-GA chromosome 13, ASM283717v5, whole genome shotgun sequence DNA region includes the following protein-coding sequences:
- the LOC114487443 gene encoding surfeit locus protein 6-like — translated: MQWTNLLYKAEGVKIRDDERLLQEALKRKEKRRAQRQRAWEKRTVHVLGRMQERQDRRRQNLRKKKAARAERRLQKARKKGRILPQDLERAGLA